A window from Erythrolamprus reginae isolate rEryReg1 chromosome 11, rEryReg1.hap1, whole genome shotgun sequence encodes these proteins:
- the LOC139174449 gene encoding uncharacterized protein isoform X2 codes for MESSAAPRMDLGGPFSILLAMAASCLLFRHLTAKRRLAGLPPGPAPLPFLGNMHQVDVKELIPSLKELSKTYGPMYTFHLGSRPCLVLSGYQVLKEALIDKAEEFSGRGDFPAVQMWSKGNGIVYGTGQRWRELRRFAIGTLKNFGMGKRSMEQRVKEEAQFLVAEFRKTQALRPHLLPKLRRVQHHQLPRLRTALRVHGQSLPHPAGLDQQQLEAHELHLGTAALRLPQHHAVGAGPPPENLRQLPEAGQVCGRAAGDEQADPGPQLPQGLHRLLPHQDPAGIALAPARPCHEGEGPRTPWRRPCAGSCCSSVWGLAHRAVGATLALLGPCLGGEAGRAFASWGAQLEKPIAVGSASQASKQDPQPQFPDGRTKGGWSVPPCRKRATPTPTSTRTPCPRPPSTSSLPAPRRSAPPCATGCASSSGTPRWKRSCTKRSTGSLGATAPPAWTTGVRCPTRTRSSTRSSATPTSSPWGCPTHLQGTPSSGGTVSPRASTSSPCSAPPSLTPRSSRTPRPSTPPTSWTRGAASGRGRPSWLSRQASGCAWAKGWPTWSSSSSSPPSCRTSA; via the exons ATGGAGAGCTCGGCCGCCCCTCGGATGGACCTGGGGGGCCCCTTCAGCATCCTGCTGGCCATGGCCGCCTCGTGCCTCCTCTTCCGCCACCTCACAGCCAAAAGGAGGCTCGCCGGGCTCCCCCCGGgccctgcccccctccccttcctcggcAACATGCACCAGGTGGACGTGAAGGAGCTGATCCCCTCCCTCAAGGAA CTGAGCAAGACCTACGGGCCCATGTACACCTTCCACCTGGGCTCTCGGCCCTGCCTGGTCCTTTCGGGCTATCAGGTGCTGAAGGAGGCCCTGATCGACAAAGCCGAGGAGTTCAGTGGCCGGGGCGACTTTCCTGCCGTCCAGATGTGGAGCAAAGGAAACG GAATCGTGTATGGGACGGGTCAGCGCTGGAGGGAGCTGCGCAGATTTGCCATCGGGACCCTGAAGAACTTTGGGATGGGGAAGCGGTCGATGGAGCAGCGGGTCAAGGAGGAGGCCCAGTTCCTGGTGGCTGAGTTCCGCAAAACCCAAG CCCTTCGACCCCACCTTCTTCCTAAGCTGCGCCGGGTCCAACATCATCAGCTCCCTCGTCTTCGGACAGCGCTTCGAGTACACGGACAGAGCCTTCCTCACCCTGCTGGACTTGATCAACAGCAACTGGAAGCTCATGAGCTCCACCTGGGGACAG CTGCTCTTCGTCTTCCCCAACATCATGCGGTGGGTGCCGGGCCCCCACCAGAGAATCTACGCCAATTACCTGAAGCTGGCCAGGTTTGTGGGCGAGCGGCTGGAGATGAACAGGCAGACCCTGGACCCCAACTCCCCCAGGGACTTCATCGACTGCTTCCTCATCAAGATCCAGCAGGTATCGCCCTGGCCCCTGCCCGGCCCTGCCACGAGGGGGAGGGGCCCAGGACCCCCTGGAGGCGGCCATGCGCCGGCAGCTGCTGCTCCTCCGTCTGGGGTCTTGCACACAGGGCCGTGGGGGCCACACTGGCTCTGCTTGGGCCTtgtttggggggggaggcaggccgAGCCTTTGCTTCCTGGGGGGCCCAGCTGGAGAAGCCCATCGCTGTGGGCTCTGCCTCCCAAGCCTCCAAGCAAGACCCTCAGCCTCAGTTTCCCGACGGAAGGACCAAAGGGGGCTGGTCTGTGCCGCCTTGCAGGAAAAGGGCCACACCCACTCCCACTTCAACGAGGACACCATGTCCAAGACCACCGTCAACCTCTTCTTTGCCGGCACCGAGACGGTCAGCTCCACCCTGCGCTACGGGCTGCGCATCCTCCTCAGGCACCCCGAGGTGGAAG AGAAGCTGCACGAAGAGATCGACCGGGTCATTGGGGGCAACCGCGCCCCCTGCATGGACGACCGGAGTCAGATGCCCTACACGGACGCGGTCATCCACGAGATCCAGCGCTACGCCGACATCGTCCCCATGGGGGTGCCCCACACACTTACAAGGGACACCGAGTTCCGGGGGTACCGTCTCCCCAAG GGCCTCAACGTCATCCCCTTGCTCTGCACCTCCCAGTTTGACCCCTCGCAGTTCGAGAACCCCCAGGCCTTCGACCCCACCCACTTCCTGGACGAGGGGGGCTGCTTCAGGAAGAGGGAGGCCTTCATGGCTTTCTCGGCAG GCAAGCGGGTGTGCCTGGGCGAAGGGCTGGCCAACATGgagctcttcctcttcctcaccaCCATCCTGCAGAACTTCCGCCTGA
- the LOC139174451 gene encoding cytochrome P450 2F5-like codes for MEAGAATVLLLALCCLLLLLRGRWGTKARLPPGPRPLPVIGNLLQLDAKNVIKSLLELSRQYGPLFTVHMGSRPVVVLCGYQAVKEALVDRGEEFSGRGDLPVLFRFTQGNGIAFSNGEKWRVLRRFAIQTLRDFGMGKRSIEERIQEEAQCLVEELARKREPFDPTFLLGCSVSNVICSIVFGDRFDYQDERFLTFIGLINDNFRLFSSPCAQMYNIFPHILYYLPGPHNQIFANFEKLRALVKEMAKAHQASLDPSCPRDFIDCFLLKMQQEEGDPHSFFHTDTLIMTTHNLFFAGTETISTTLRYALLILMKLPEVAAKVQEEIAKVIGSERLPSIADRARMPYTDAVIHEVQRFADVIPMGIPHALTKDTHFRGFFFPEGTNVLPFFHSVHQDPSQFKNPETFDPGHFLDKEGAFRRSNGFMPFSAGKRLCLGEALARMEIFLFLTALLQRFSFQPGCPRDQLDLSPLASGIGNVPRPYTCLPLAH; via the exons ATGGAAGCCGGTGCAGCCACGGTTCTCCTGCTGGCCCTCTGctgcctgctgctgctcctccGAGGACGGTGGGGCACCAAGGCCCGGCTGCCCCCTGGACCTCGGCCCCTGCCCGTCATCGGCAACCTGCTCCAGCTGGATGCCAAGAACGTGATCAAGTCCCTGCTGGAG CTCAGTCGGCAGTACGGCCCGCTCTTCACCGTCCACATGGGGTCCCGGCCGGTGGTGGTGCTGTGCGGCTACCAGGCGGTGAAGGAGGCCCTGGTGGACCGGGGCGAGGAGTTCAGCGGCCGGGGAGACCTGCCGGTCTTGTTCCGCTTCACCCAGGGCAACG gcATCGCCTTCTCCAACGGGGAGAAGTGGAGGGTCCTGAGGCGGTTTGCCATCCAGACCTTGCGGGACTTCGGGATGGGCAAGCGCAGCATTGAGGAGCGGATCCAGGAGGAGGCCCAGTGCCTGGTGGAGGAGCTGGCCAGGAAGAGAG AGCCCTTCGACCCCACGTTCCTGCTGGGCTGCTCGGTCTCCAACGTCATCTGCTCCATCGTCTTCGGAGACCGCTTTGACTACCAGGACGAGCGCTTCCTGACCTTCATCGGGCTGATCAACGACAACTTCCGCCTCttcagctccccttgtgcccag ATGTACAACATCTTCCCCCACATCCTCTACTACCTGCCTGGACCGCACAACCAGATATTCGCCAACTTTGAGAAGCTACGGGCCCTGGTCAAGGAGATGGCCAAGGCCCACCAGGCCAGCCTGGACCCTAGCTGCCCTCGTGACTTCATAGACTGCTTCCTCCTGAAGATGCAGCAG GAGGAGGGAGACCCCCACAGCTTCTTCCACACCGACACTTTGATCATGACCACGCACAACCTCTTCTTCGCGGGCACCGAGACCATCAGCACCACCCTCCGCTACGCCCTCCTCATCCTCATGAAACTCCCCGAAGTGGCTG CCAAGGTGCAGGAGGAGATTGCCAAGGTCATTGGCTCTGAGCGCCTCCCCTCCATTGCTGACCGGGCAAGGATGCCCTACACGGACGCGGTCATCCACGAGGTCCAGAGGTTTGCCGACGTCATCCCCATGGGCATCCCCCACGCCCTGACCAAGGACACCCACTTCCGGGGCTTCTTCTTCCCGGAG GGCACCAACGTCCTGCCTTTCTTCCACTCCGTGCACCAAGACCCCAGCCAGTTCAAGAACCCAGAAACCTTTGACCCCGGGCACTTCCTGGACAAGGAGGGGGCCTTCCGCCGGTCCAATGGCTTCATGCCCTTCTCTGCTG GGAAGCGGCTGTGCCTGGGCGAGGCCTTGGCTCGCATGGAGATCTTCCTCTTCCTGACCGCCCTCCTGCAGCGCTTCTCCTTCCAGCCCGGCTGCCCACGCGACCAGCTTGACCTCTCGCCCCTGGCCAGCGGCATTGGGAACGTGCCCCGGCCCTACACCTGCCTCCCGCTCGCCCATTGA
- the LOC139174450 gene encoding cytochrome P450 2A13-like isoform X2 has protein sequence MDLLGAGTLLLAVCMAGLLLLTSWQQMRQRGKMPPGPTPLPLIGNLLQIDRNHLPNSLIKLSAKYGPVYTLQLGLRRIVVLCGYEAIKEALVDQGNEFQDRGQQGTFDWIFQGHGVAFSSGEKARELRQFSITTLRSFGVGKRSIEERILEEDHFLLEALRDTKGAPFDPTYFLSRSVSNVISSIIFGNRFDYEDQEFLSLLAALNEIFRFSSTPQGQLLDIFPGVVQHLPGSQQKSFKMFSELKEFMAKKAEVHQETLDPNSPQDFIDCFLVKMLQEEKNPNSFFSVEELIGTIISIFIGGTETVSTTLRYGFLILLKYPEVEEKIHKEIDRVIGVNRTPSMEDRLQMPYTEAVIHEIQRFADLIPMGAPRRVNRDVQLRGYTIPKGTDVFPMLGTAMKDPKRFARPGEFDPQRFLDEKGQFQKNEAFIPFSVGKRYCFGEHLARTELFLFLTSILQQFRFKSAVAPEHIDISPMLVGFASIPRTYEFSVIPR, from the exons ATGGACCTCCTGGGAGCAGGGACCCTCCTCCTGGCCGTCTGCATGgccggcctcctcctcctcacctcatGGCAGCAAATGCGCCAAAGGGGCAAGATGCCCCCGGGACCCACGCCCCTGCCCCTCATCGGGAACCTGCTCCAGATAGACCGAAACCACCTGCCCAATTCACTCATCAAG CTGAGCGCAAAGTACGGGCCGGTCTACACGCTCCAGCTGGGCCTCCGGCGCATCGTGGTGCTGTGTGGCTACGAGGCCATTAAGGAGGCCCTGGTGGACCAGGGGAACGAGTTCCAGGACCGGGGGCAGCAAGGCACCTTCGACTGGATCTTCCAGGGTCACG GAGTCGCCTTCAGCAGTGGGGAAAAGGCCAGGGAGCTGCGACAGTTCTCCATCACGACCTTACGGAGTTTCGGGGTGGGGAAGCGATCCATCGAAGAGCGGATCCTGGAGGAAGACCACTTTCTACTGGAAGCCCTGAGGGACACAAAAG gggcCCCCTTTGACCCCACCTACTTCCTGAGCCGCTCCGTCTCCAACGTCATCAGCTCCATCATCTTCGGCAACCGCTTCGATTACGAAGACCAAGAGTTCCTCTCTTTGCTGGCGGCACTGAATGAAATATTTCGCTTCAGCTCCACCCCACAAGGAcag CTCTTGGACATCTTCCCTGGAGTCGTGCAACACCTCCCTGGCTCTCAGCAAAAGTCTTTCAAGATGTTTTCAGAGCTGAAGGAATTTATGGCCAAGAAGGCAGAAGTCCACCAGGAGACCCTGGACCCCAACTCCCCCCAGGATTTCATTGACTGCTTCCTGGTGAAAATGCTGCAG gaagaaaaaaaccccaattcctTCTTCTCCGTGGAGGAACTGATTGGAACCATTATTAGCATCTTCATTGGCGGTACGGAGACGGTCAGCACCACTTTGCGTTATGGATTCCTGATCCTGCTGAAGTACCCAGAGGTGGAAG AGAAGATCCACAAGGAGATTGACCGCGTCATTGGTGTCAATCGGACTCCCAGCATGGAAGACCGGCTGCAGATGCCCTACACGGAAGCCGTGATTCACGAGATACAGAGATTTGCGGACCTGATACCCATGGGAGCCCCACGGCGGGTCAACCGAGATGTCCAGTTAAGGGGGTACACAATTCCCAAG GGGACCGACGTTTTCCCCATGTTGGGAACAGCGATGAAAGACCCCAAACGTTTTGCAAGACCAGGGGAGTTTGACCCCCAacgcttcctggatgagaaggggCAGTTCCAGAAGAACGAGGCTTTCATACCCTTCTCCGTTG GAAAGCGCTACTGCTTCGGGGAACATCTGGCCCGCACTgagctcttcctcttcctcaccaGCATCCTTCAGCAATTCCGCTTCAAGTCAGCTGTGGCCCCTGAACACATCGACATCTCCCCGATGTTGGTTGGGTTTGCCTCCATCCCACGGACCTATGAGTTCTCTGTCATCCCCCGCTGA
- the LOC139174450 gene encoding cytochrome P450 2A6-like isoform X1 codes for MDLLGAGTLLLAVCMAGLLLLTSWQQMRQRGKMPPGPTPLPLIGNLLQIDRNHLPNSLIKLSAKYGPVYTLQLGLRRIVVLCGYEAIKEALVDQGNEFQDRGQQGTFDWIFQGHGVAFSSGEKARELRQFSITTLRSFGVGKRSIEERILEEDHFLLEALRDTKGAPFDPTYFLSRSVSNVISSIIFGNRFDYEDQEFLSLLAALNEIFRFSSTPQGQLLDIFPGVVQHLPGSQQKSFKMFSELKEFMAKKAEVHQETLDPNSPQDFIDCFLVKMLQEEKNPNSFFSVEELIGTIISIFIGGTETVSTTLRYGFLILLKYPEVEEKIHKEIDRVIGVNRTPSMEDRLQMPYTEAVIHEIQRFADLIPMGAPRRVNRDVQLRGYTIPKGTDVFPMLGTAMKDPKRFARPGEFDPQRFLDEKGQFQKNEAFIPFSVGEPPPHHFSSHRVTSDNPLRDPPPFPPRSSVIYRGSSRIFIYLFIYLLDLYAAPLRRLGAAPFILNQSAWTQL; via the exons ATGGACCTCCTGGGAGCAGGGACCCTCCTCCTGGCCGTCTGCATGgccggcctcctcctcctcacctcatGGCAGCAAATGCGCCAAAGGGGCAAGATGCCCCCGGGACCCACGCCCCTGCCCCTCATCGGGAACCTGCTCCAGATAGACCGAAACCACCTGCCCAATTCACTCATCAAG CTGAGCGCAAAGTACGGGCCGGTCTACACGCTCCAGCTGGGCCTCCGGCGCATCGTGGTGCTGTGTGGCTACGAGGCCATTAAGGAGGCCCTGGTGGACCAGGGGAACGAGTTCCAGGACCGGGGGCAGCAAGGCACCTTCGACTGGATCTTCCAGGGTCACG GAGTCGCCTTCAGCAGTGGGGAAAAGGCCAGGGAGCTGCGACAGTTCTCCATCACGACCTTACGGAGTTTCGGGGTGGGGAAGCGATCCATCGAAGAGCGGATCCTGGAGGAAGACCACTTTCTACTGGAAGCCCTGAGGGACACAAAAG gggcCCCCTTTGACCCCACCTACTTCCTGAGCCGCTCCGTCTCCAACGTCATCAGCTCCATCATCTTCGGCAACCGCTTCGATTACGAAGACCAAGAGTTCCTCTCTTTGCTGGCGGCACTGAATGAAATATTTCGCTTCAGCTCCACCCCACAAGGAcag CTCTTGGACATCTTCCCTGGAGTCGTGCAACACCTCCCTGGCTCTCAGCAAAAGTCTTTCAAGATGTTTTCAGAGCTGAAGGAATTTATGGCCAAGAAGGCAGAAGTCCACCAGGAGACCCTGGACCCCAACTCCCCCCAGGATTTCATTGACTGCTTCCTGGTGAAAATGCTGCAG gaagaaaaaaaccccaattcctTCTTCTCCGTGGAGGAACTGATTGGAACCATTATTAGCATCTTCATTGGCGGTACGGAGACGGTCAGCACCACTTTGCGTTATGGATTCCTGATCCTGCTGAAGTACCCAGAGGTGGAAG AGAAGATCCACAAGGAGATTGACCGCGTCATTGGTGTCAATCGGACTCCCAGCATGGAAGACCGGCTGCAGATGCCCTACACGGAAGCCGTGATTCACGAGATACAGAGATTTGCGGACCTGATACCCATGGGAGCCCCACGGCGGGTCAACCGAGATGTCCAGTTAAGGGGGTACACAATTCCCAAG GGGACCGACGTTTTCCCCATGTTGGGAACAGCGATGAAAGACCCCAAACGTTTTGCAAGACCAGGGGAGTTTGACCCCCAacgcttcctggatgagaaggggCAGTTCCAGAAGAACGAGGCTTTCATACCCTTCTCCGTTGGTGAGCCCCCACCCCACCATTTCTCCAGCCACAGAGTCACCTCTGACAACCCCCTCAGAGaccctcccccttttcctccccgCTCCTCTGTGATATACAGAGGGTCATCccgaatctttatttatttatttatttatttattagatttgtatgccgcccctctccgtagactcggggcggctcccttCATCCTGAATCAGTCTGCTTGGACACAGCTCTGA
- the LOC139174449 gene encoding cytochrome P450 2F3-like isoform X3, with protein MESSAAPRMDLGGPFSILLAMAASCLLFRHLTAKRRLAGLPPGPAPLPFLGNMHQVDVKELIPSLKELSKTYGPMYTFHLGSRPCLVLSGYQVLKEALIDKAEEFSGRGDFPAVQMWSKGNGIVYGTGQRWRELRRFAIGTLKNFGMGKRSMEQRVKEEAQFLVAEFRKTQGQPFDPTFFLSCAGSNIISSLVFGQRFEYTDRAFLTLLDLINSNWKLMSSTWGQLLFVFPNIMRWVPGPHQRIYANYLKLARFVGERLEMNRQTLDPNSPRDFIDCFLIKIQQEKGHTHSHFNEDTMSKTTVNLFFAGTETVSSTLRYGLRILLRHPEVEEKLHEEIDRVIGGNRAPCMDDRSQMPYTDAVIHEIQRYADIVPMGVPHTLTRDTEFRGYRLPKGLNVIPLLCTSQFDPSQFENPQAFDPTHFLDEGGCFRKREAFMAFSAGKRVCLGEGLANMELFLFLTTILQNFRLKALTDPATIDITPESTGLGSIPRPYQLCLLPQ; from the exons ATGGAGAGCTCGGCCGCCCCTCGGATGGACCTGGGGGGCCCCTTCAGCATCCTGCTGGCCATGGCCGCCTCGTGCCTCCTCTTCCGCCACCTCACAGCCAAAAGGAGGCTCGCCGGGCTCCCCCCGGgccctgcccccctccccttcctcggcAACATGCACCAGGTGGACGTGAAGGAGCTGATCCCCTCCCTCAAGGAA CTGAGCAAGACCTACGGGCCCATGTACACCTTCCACCTGGGCTCTCGGCCCTGCCTGGTCCTTTCGGGCTATCAGGTGCTGAAGGAGGCCCTGATCGACAAAGCCGAGGAGTTCAGTGGCCGGGGCGACTTTCCTGCCGTCCAGATGTGGAGCAAAGGAAACG GAATCGTGTATGGGACGGGTCAGCGCTGGAGGGAGCTGCGCAGATTTGCCATCGGGACCCTGAAGAACTTTGGGATGGGGAAGCGGTCGATGGAGCAGCGGGTCAAGGAGGAGGCCCAGTTCCTGGTGGCTGAGTTCCGCAAAACCCAAG GGCAGCCCTTCGACCCCACCTTCTTCCTAAGCTGCGCCGGGTCCAACATCATCAGCTCCCTCGTCTTCGGACAGCGCTTCGAGTACACGGACAGAGCCTTCCTCACCCTGCTGGACTTGATCAACAGCAACTGGAAGCTCATGAGCTCCACCTGGGGACAG CTGCTCTTCGTCTTCCCCAACATCATGCGGTGGGTGCCGGGCCCCCACCAGAGAATCTACGCCAATTACCTGAAGCTGGCCAGGTTTGTGGGCGAGCGGCTGGAGATGAACAGGCAGACCCTGGACCCCAACTCCCCCAGGGACTTCATCGACTGCTTCCTCATCAAGATCCAGCAG GAAAAGGGCCACACCCACTCCCACTTCAACGAGGACACCATGTCCAAGACCACCGTCAACCTCTTCTTTGCCGGCACCGAGACGGTCAGCTCCACCCTGCGCTACGGGCTGCGCATCCTCCTCAGGCACCCCGAGGTGGAAG AGAAGCTGCACGAAGAGATCGACCGGGTCATTGGGGGCAACCGCGCCCCCTGCATGGACGACCGGAGTCAGATGCCCTACACGGACGCGGTCATCCACGAGATCCAGCGCTACGCCGACATCGTCCCCATGGGGGTGCCCCACACACTTACAAGGGACACCGAGTTCCGGGGGTACCGTCTCCCCAAG GGCCTCAACGTCATCCCCTTGCTCTGCACCTCCCAGTTTGACCCCTCGCAGTTCGAGAACCCCCAGGCCTTCGACCCCACCCACTTCCTGGACGAGGGGGGCTGCTTCAGGAAGAGGGAGGCCTTCATGGCTTTCTCGGCAG GCAAGCGGGTGTGCCTGGGCGAAGGGCTGGCCAACATGgagctcttcctcttcctcaccaCCATCCTGCAGAACTTCCGCCTGAAGGCCCTGACCGACCCGGCGACCATTGACATCACCCCCGAGTCCACCGGCCTGGGCAGCATCCCCCGGCCGTACCAGCTCTGCCTCCTCCCCCAGTGA
- the LOC139174449 gene encoding cytochrome P450 2F3-like isoform X4 produces the protein MESSAAPRMDLGGPFSILLAMAASCLLFRHLTAKRRLAGLPPGPAPLPFLGNMHQVDVKELIPSLKELSKTYGPMYTFHLGSRPCLVLSGYQVLKEALIDKAEEFSGRGDFPAVQMWSKGNGIVYGTGQRWRELRRFAIGTLKNFGMGKRSMEQRVKEEAQFLVAEFRKTQGQPFDPTFFLSCAGSNIISSLVFGQRFEYTDRAFLTLLDLINSNWKLMSSTWGQLLFVFPNIMRWVPGPHQRIYANYLKLARFVGERLEMNRQTLDPNSPRDFIDCFLIKIQQEKGHTHSHFNEDTMSKTTVNLFFAGTETVSSTLRYGLRILLRHPEVEEKLHEEIDRVIGGNRAPCMDDRSQMPYTDAVIHEIQRYADIVPMGVPHTLTRDTEFRGYRLPKGLNVIPLLCTSQFDPSQFENPQAFDPTHFLDEGGCFRKREAFMAFSAELPPEGPDRPGDH, from the exons ATGGAGAGCTCGGCCGCCCCTCGGATGGACCTGGGGGGCCCCTTCAGCATCCTGCTGGCCATGGCCGCCTCGTGCCTCCTCTTCCGCCACCTCACAGCCAAAAGGAGGCTCGCCGGGCTCCCCCCGGgccctgcccccctccccttcctcggcAACATGCACCAGGTGGACGTGAAGGAGCTGATCCCCTCCCTCAAGGAA CTGAGCAAGACCTACGGGCCCATGTACACCTTCCACCTGGGCTCTCGGCCCTGCCTGGTCCTTTCGGGCTATCAGGTGCTGAAGGAGGCCCTGATCGACAAAGCCGAGGAGTTCAGTGGCCGGGGCGACTTTCCTGCCGTCCAGATGTGGAGCAAAGGAAACG GAATCGTGTATGGGACGGGTCAGCGCTGGAGGGAGCTGCGCAGATTTGCCATCGGGACCCTGAAGAACTTTGGGATGGGGAAGCGGTCGATGGAGCAGCGGGTCAAGGAGGAGGCCCAGTTCCTGGTGGCTGAGTTCCGCAAAACCCAAG GGCAGCCCTTCGACCCCACCTTCTTCCTAAGCTGCGCCGGGTCCAACATCATCAGCTCCCTCGTCTTCGGACAGCGCTTCGAGTACACGGACAGAGCCTTCCTCACCCTGCTGGACTTGATCAACAGCAACTGGAAGCTCATGAGCTCCACCTGGGGACAG CTGCTCTTCGTCTTCCCCAACATCATGCGGTGGGTGCCGGGCCCCCACCAGAGAATCTACGCCAATTACCTGAAGCTGGCCAGGTTTGTGGGCGAGCGGCTGGAGATGAACAGGCAGACCCTGGACCCCAACTCCCCCAGGGACTTCATCGACTGCTTCCTCATCAAGATCCAGCAG GAAAAGGGCCACACCCACTCCCACTTCAACGAGGACACCATGTCCAAGACCACCGTCAACCTCTTCTTTGCCGGCACCGAGACGGTCAGCTCCACCCTGCGCTACGGGCTGCGCATCCTCCTCAGGCACCCCGAGGTGGAAG AGAAGCTGCACGAAGAGATCGACCGGGTCATTGGGGGCAACCGCGCCCCCTGCATGGACGACCGGAGTCAGATGCCCTACACGGACGCGGTCATCCACGAGATCCAGCGCTACGCCGACATCGTCCCCATGGGGGTGCCCCACACACTTACAAGGGACACCGAGTTCCGGGGGTACCGTCTCCCCAAG GGCCTCAACGTCATCCCCTTGCTCTGCACCTCCCAGTTTGACCCCTCGCAGTTCGAGAACCCCCAGGCCTTCGACCCCACCCACTTCCTGGACGAGGGGGGCTGCTTCAGGAAGAGGGAGGCCTTCATGGCTTTCTCGGCAG AACTTCCGCCTGAAGGCCCTGACCGACCCGGCGACCATTGA
- the LOC139174449 gene encoding uncharacterized protein isoform X1: MESSAAPRMDLGGPFSILLAMAASCLLFRHLTAKRRLAGLPPGPAPLPFLGNMHQVDVKELIPSLKELSKTYGPMYTFHLGSRPCLVLSGYQVLKEALIDKAEEFSGRGDFPAVQMWSKGNGIVYGTGQRWRELRRFAIGTLKNFGMGKRSMEQRVKEEAQFLVAEFRKTQALRPHLLPKLRRVQHHQLPRLRTALRVHGQSLPHPAGLDQQQLEAHELHLGTAALRLPQHHAVGAGPPPENLRQLPEAGQVCGRAAGDEQADPGPQLPQGLHRLLPHQDPAGIALAPARPCHEGEGPRTPWRRPCAGSCCSSVWGLAHRAVGATLALLGPCLGGEAGRAFASWGAQLEKPIAVGSASQASKQDPQPQFPDGRTKGGWSVPPCRKRATPTPTSTRTPCPRPPSTSSLPAPRRSAPPCATGCASSSGTPRWKRSCTKRSTGSLGATAPPAWTTGVRCPTRTRSSTRSSATPTSSPWGCPTHLQGTPSSGGTVSPRASTSSPCSAPPSLTPRSSRTPRPSTPPTSWTRGAASGRGRPSWLSRQNFRLKALTDPATIDITPESTGLGSIPRPYQLCLLPQ, translated from the exons ATGGAGAGCTCGGCCGCCCCTCGGATGGACCTGGGGGGCCCCTTCAGCATCCTGCTGGCCATGGCCGCCTCGTGCCTCCTCTTCCGCCACCTCACAGCCAAAAGGAGGCTCGCCGGGCTCCCCCCGGgccctgcccccctccccttcctcggcAACATGCACCAGGTGGACGTGAAGGAGCTGATCCCCTCCCTCAAGGAA CTGAGCAAGACCTACGGGCCCATGTACACCTTCCACCTGGGCTCTCGGCCCTGCCTGGTCCTTTCGGGCTATCAGGTGCTGAAGGAGGCCCTGATCGACAAAGCCGAGGAGTTCAGTGGCCGGGGCGACTTTCCTGCCGTCCAGATGTGGAGCAAAGGAAACG GAATCGTGTATGGGACGGGTCAGCGCTGGAGGGAGCTGCGCAGATTTGCCATCGGGACCCTGAAGAACTTTGGGATGGGGAAGCGGTCGATGGAGCAGCGGGTCAAGGAGGAGGCCCAGTTCCTGGTGGCTGAGTTCCGCAAAACCCAAG CCCTTCGACCCCACCTTCTTCCTAAGCTGCGCCGGGTCCAACATCATCAGCTCCCTCGTCTTCGGACAGCGCTTCGAGTACACGGACAGAGCCTTCCTCACCCTGCTGGACTTGATCAACAGCAACTGGAAGCTCATGAGCTCCACCTGGGGACAG CTGCTCTTCGTCTTCCCCAACATCATGCGGTGGGTGCCGGGCCCCCACCAGAGAATCTACGCCAATTACCTGAAGCTGGCCAGGTTTGTGGGCGAGCGGCTGGAGATGAACAGGCAGACCCTGGACCCCAACTCCCCCAGGGACTTCATCGACTGCTTCCTCATCAAGATCCAGCAGGTATCGCCCTGGCCCCTGCCCGGCCCTGCCACGAGGGGGAGGGGCCCAGGACCCCCTGGAGGCGGCCATGCGCCGGCAGCTGCTGCTCCTCCGTCTGGGGTCTTGCACACAGGGCCGTGGGGGCCACACTGGCTCTGCTTGGGCCTtgtttggggggggaggcaggccgAGCCTTTGCTTCCTGGGGGGCCCAGCTGGAGAAGCCCATCGCTGTGGGCTCTGCCTCCCAAGCCTCCAAGCAAGACCCTCAGCCTCAGTTTCCCGACGGAAGGACCAAAGGGGGCTGGTCTGTGCCGCCTTGCAGGAAAAGGGCCACACCCACTCCCACTTCAACGAGGACACCATGTCCAAGACCACCGTCAACCTCTTCTTTGCCGGCACCGAGACGGTCAGCTCCACCCTGCGCTACGGGCTGCGCATCCTCCTCAGGCACCCCGAGGTGGAAG AGAAGCTGCACGAAGAGATCGACCGGGTCATTGGGGGCAACCGCGCCCCCTGCATGGACGACCGGAGTCAGATGCCCTACACGGACGCGGTCATCCACGAGATCCAGCGCTACGCCGACATCGTCCCCATGGGGGTGCCCCACACACTTACAAGGGACACCGAGTTCCGGGGGTACCGTCTCCCCAAG GGCCTCAACGTCATCCCCTTGCTCTGCACCTCCCAGTTTGACCCCTCGCAGTTCGAGAACCCCCAGGCCTTCGACCCCACCCACTTCCTGGACGAGGGGGGCTGCTTCAGGAAGAGGGAGGCCTTCATGGCTTTCTCGGCAG AACTTCCGCCTGAAGGCCCTGACCGACCCGGCGACCATTGACATCACCCCCGAGTCCACCGGCCTGGGCAGCATCCCCCGGCCGTACCAGCTCTGCCTCCTCCCCCAGTGA